The Carnobacterium divergens genome includes a window with the following:
- a CDS encoding ROK family protein yields the protein MAILAFDLGGTAVKYGIWENNQLQEISSFSTPTSFDELEEKMKAVLKELELKYEIAGIGISAPGTVDTQKGEIGGISAIPYIHRFPIKAHFEHSFKRPVTIENDANCAALAEMWQGAGKGKKNVLFVVIGTGIGGAVIMEGKLQKGKHLYGGEFGLMILDRGESFSELGTAANMAKRYSEKKGTLYTGEEVFERANQGEEDALEAVHEFYHYLTVGLYNLQFTVDPELIIIGGGISKKEELYPEINQRMEVLLAKNELKDFVPQVVPCVYRNDANLVGAVAVFSERYPSLN from the coding sequence ATGGCAATTTTAGCTTTTGACTTAGGCGGAACGGCAGTGAAATACGGAATTTGGGAAAACAATCAGTTGCAAGAAATCAGCAGTTTTAGTACCCCAACTTCTTTTGATGAATTAGAAGAAAAAATGAAAGCGGTTTTAAAAGAGCTTGAATTAAAATATGAAATAGCGGGTATTGGGATTAGTGCACCAGGCACAGTAGACACTCAAAAAGGTGAAATTGGGGGAATCAGCGCCATTCCTTATATTCATCGTTTTCCCATCAAAGCCCATTTTGAGCACAGCTTTAAGCGACCTGTGACAATTGAAAATGACGCCAACTGCGCTGCCCTAGCTGAAATGTGGCAAGGCGCTGGTAAGGGAAAGAAAAATGTATTGTTTGTTGTCATTGGTACAGGAATTGGCGGAGCAGTAATCATGGAAGGGAAGTTGCAAAAGGGGAAACATCTTTATGGCGGTGAATTTGGTTTAATGATTTTGGATCGTGGAGAAAGCTTTAGCGAGCTAGGAACAGCAGCCAATATGGCGAAACGTTATTCAGAAAAAAAAGGAACACTCTATACAGGGGAAGAGGTTTTTGAAAGAGCCAATCAAGGAGAAGAAGATGCCTTGGAAGCTGTTCATGAATTTTATCACTATTTAACAGTCGGGCTGTATAATTTACAATTCACAGTAGATCCAGAATTGATTATTATTGGTGGCGGAATTTCAAAAAAAGAAGAGCTTTATCCTGAAATCAACCAGCGAATGGAAGTCTTATTAGCTAAAAATGAGCTGAAAGACTTTGTCCCTCAAGTGGTCCCTTGTGTGTATCGAAATGATGCGAATTTGGTAGGGGCAGTTGCGGTATTTAGTGAGCGTTATCCGAGTTTAAACTAA
- a CDS encoding PRD domain-containing protein, with protein sequence MILVKKVLNSSVVLVEKEGQEMIALGKGIGYGKKRGDFISDSVVDQIFLPIEEQKSSQFAELVDEIPMKFFEITKEIVSIAEEELAVSLNTSIYLTLSDHLHFAVERSEKGLNTSNRLYWEIKNYYPKELHIGEIALNKMKTSYQIELPIEEASNIAFHLINAQSDNHEDKDGLKKAKLVGTIVNMVRYSLRQEIDTNSVHYTRFITHVRFFVDRFFSDGLLQEKEDELYRQMWSLYPGAMEIATKVKNYIDQSYHTQIPENELVYLGVHINRLMNHSAIEND encoded by the coding sequence ATGATCTTAGTAAAAAAAGTATTGAATTCAAGTGTAGTTCTTGTGGAAAAAGAAGGACAAGAAATGATTGCTCTAGGGAAAGGAATCGGTTACGGTAAAAAAAGGGGCGATTTTATTTCCGATTCAGTAGTTGACCAAATTTTCTTGCCAATAGAAGAGCAGAAGTCTTCACAATTTGCTGAACTAGTTGATGAAATTCCAATGAAATTTTTTGAAATCACGAAAGAAATTGTTTCGATTGCAGAAGAAGAGTTAGCTGTATCACTGAATACAAGTATTTATTTAACCCTTTCCGATCACTTGCATTTTGCAGTTGAACGTAGTGAGAAGGGATTAAATACTTCGAATCGATTGTATTGGGAAATTAAAAATTACTATCCAAAAGAGCTTCATATTGGTGAGATTGCTTTAAACAAAATGAAAACGAGCTATCAAATTGAGCTACCAATTGAAGAAGCTTCAAATATTGCTTTTCATTTAATTAATGCTCAATCCGACAACCACGAGGACAAAGATGGGTTAAAAAAAGCTAAATTGGTTGGAACAATCGTTAACATGGTCCGCTATTCACTACGACAAGAAATTGATACAAATTCAGTACATTATACACGTTTTATCACCCATGTCCGCTTTTTTGTTGATCGTTTTTTTTCCGATGGTCTGCTTCAAGAAAAGGAAGATGAATTGTACCGTCAAATGTGGTCTTTATATCCAGGTGCAATGGAAATTGCAACAAAAGTTAAAAATTATATCGATCAAAGCTACCATACACAAATACCGGAAAATGAATTGGTTTACCTTGGTGTTCATATTAATCGTTTGATGAATCATTCTGCGATTGAAAATGATTAG
- a CDS encoding GH92 family glycosyl hydrolase — translation MMLESIDTRQGTHNSHSFSNGNTLPYTSLPFGMNHYVPQTNHESSWFFNPLHRTFQGIRISHQPSPWMGDFAHILMTPVTGTYLKGDVFSYQSSYRPEEAIFQPHYLKIKQQRYQITTELTPTERGASLKLTYPQKDDPGFILQAPGKSSYQLDVETSTLTGFISNFSGCLDEHFKLYFTMTFDASIDLAKTGYFNGDDFISATELNGQDQAFILRFLTLSNQQVSIKLATSYISIEQAQLNYQRELAEHSFAALKTLAADRWTHYLSKIEVQSSNQEQVKTFYTCLYRMFLFPQKFYELTLDNQPIHYNTTTKKVANGILYTNNGFWDTYKTVYPLYSLIAPTEYQEILEGLLTSYRETGYLPKWLSPDERGLMPGTLVDAVIADAAVKGLVNQVQLEEFLSAMLHAATTQSNDPNYGRRGTTDYLKYGYVPLDHHESVNHTLDYAYSDFCISQVADLLGKTELAKTYRSNALNYQNLFDPASGLMRAKNTKGEFRPHFNDLNWGLDYAEGSAWQNSFAVYQDFAGLIKLYGSKEAFFKKITDLCNQPPEFDVLGYGFEIHEMSEMAAVDYGQLALSNQPSFHLPYLFNYVGQPASTQVVVKQLMTRLFNSGFDGFPGDEDNGSMSGWFVFSALGFYPVTPGSGEYVLGIPLFDSVKIHLPNGKALTIETDNNVPQANFVANLKVNQQDHRPLFLTHQTLLEGASLHFTLGLAPTYHDYSTKEVPFSISESN, via the coding sequence ATTATGCTAGAGTCTATTGACACACGACAAGGTACTCATAACAGTCACAGTTTTTCAAATGGAAATACCTTACCTTACACAAGTTTGCCTTTTGGAATGAATCATTATGTTCCGCAAACCAATCATGAATCTAGTTGGTTTTTCAATCCACTTCACCGCACCTTTCAAGGAATTCGAATTAGCCATCAACCAAGTCCTTGGATGGGCGATTTTGCACATATCTTAATGACACCGGTTACAGGAACCTATTTAAAAGGAGATGTGTTTAGCTATCAAAGCTCCTATCGACCTGAAGAAGCTATTTTTCAACCTCACTATTTAAAAATAAAGCAACAGCGCTATCAAATTACAACTGAATTGACCCCTACTGAACGCGGCGCCAGTTTAAAACTAACCTATCCACAAAAAGATGATCCTGGCTTTATTTTACAAGCACCTGGCAAATCCTCTTATCAACTTGATGTTGAAACTTCGACGTTAACCGGTTTTATTTCAAATTTCTCAGGTTGTTTAGATGAACATTTTAAACTCTACTTCACAATGACTTTTGATGCTTCTATTGACTTAGCTAAAACGGGCTACTTTAATGGCGATGACTTTATCTCAGCTACTGAATTAAACGGGCAAGATCAAGCTTTTATTCTTCGCTTTTTGACATTGTCGAATCAACAGGTATCTATTAAATTAGCCACTTCTTATATCAGTATTGAGCAGGCTCAATTAAATTACCAACGTGAACTAGCTGAACATTCATTTGCAGCTTTAAAGACCCTTGCAGCAGATCGTTGGACTCATTATCTATCTAAAATTGAGGTTCAAAGCTCCAATCAAGAACAGGTGAAAACTTTTTACACTTGCTTGTACCGAATGTTTTTATTTCCACAAAAATTCTACGAGCTTACATTAGATAATCAACCGATTCACTACAATACAACTACTAAAAAAGTCGCTAATGGTATTTTGTACACAAATAATGGTTTTTGGGATACTTACAAAACCGTCTACCCTCTCTATTCTTTGATTGCTCCTACTGAATATCAAGAAATTTTGGAGGGTTTGCTCACTTCCTATCGCGAAACAGGCTACTTACCTAAATGGCTTTCACCTGATGAACGCGGACTGATGCCAGGAACCTTGGTAGATGCTGTTATTGCTGACGCTGCAGTGAAAGGTCTCGTTAATCAAGTTCAACTAGAAGAATTTTTATCTGCCATGCTCCATGCTGCTACGACTCAAAGTAACGATCCAAATTATGGTCGAAGAGGGACAACCGATTACCTGAAATATGGCTACGTTCCACTGGATCATCATGAAAGTGTGAACCACACCTTGGATTATGCGTATAGTGATTTTTGTATTAGCCAAGTAGCTGATTTATTAGGAAAAACCGAGTTGGCTAAAACGTACCGCTCAAATGCTTTAAATTATCAAAATTTATTTGATCCTGCTTCTGGCTTGATGCGGGCGAAAAATACAAAAGGGGAATTCAGACCACATTTTAACGATCTGAACTGGGGTCTTGATTACGCAGAAGGCAGCGCATGGCAAAATAGTTTTGCTGTCTACCAGGATTTTGCAGGTTTAATCAAGCTTTATGGCTCAAAAGAAGCCTTCTTCAAAAAAATAACTGATTTGTGCAACCAACCGCCTGAATTTGATGTGCTTGGCTATGGTTTTGAAATTCATGAAATGAGTGAAATGGCCGCTGTTGATTATGGTCAGTTGGCTCTTTCAAATCAACCTAGCTTCCATTTGCCTTACTTGTTTAATTATGTAGGGCAACCTGCTTCCACTCAAGTTGTAGTGAAACAACTCATGACACGCTTGTTTAATAGCGGTTTTGATGGCTTTCCAGGGGATGAAGATAATGGGAGCATGTCTGGTTGGTTTGTCTTTAGTGCTCTTGGCTTTTATCCAGTAACGCCAGGTAGTGGGGAATATGTCCTTGGCATTCCATTGTTTGATTCAGTTAAGATACACTTGCCAAATGGAAAGGCTTTGACGATTGAAACAGACAATAACGTTCCCCAAGCAAATTTTGTTGCCAATTTGAAAGTGAATCAACAAGACCATCGCCCTCTATTTTTAACTCATCAAACCTTACTAGAGGGAGCAAGCCTTCATTTTACATTAGGACTAGCGCCAACTTACCATGACTATTCAACTAAAGAAGTTCCTTTCTCAATTTCTGAATCCAACTAA
- a CDS encoding KUP/HAK/KT family potassium transporter gives MEVNHDRRSHMNKVTLGGILVALGVVYGDIGTSPLYVMKAIVKGNGGLANISENFILGSVSLVFWTITILTTIKYVLITLRADNHGEGGIFSLYTLVRKQAKWLIVPAMIGGATLLADGMLTPAVTVTSAIEGLKEIPVFSSFFGENQHIIIVIVITIISALFLIQRFGSETVGKMFGPIMMVWFTTLAIFGIVNITRDVTLFRALSPHYAIAVLFSDENKMGFFILGGVFLATTGAEALYSDLGHAGRKNIYATWGFVKLSLVLNYFGQAAWLLDAKNDPRLLAMKDMNPFFQMMPKQFLIYGVVIATLAAIIASQALISGSYTLVSEAIKLNLLPRLHSRYPSSSKGQVYISTVNTILWAVCVGVVLFFRSSDRMEAAYGLAITVTMLMTTILLYNYLIKIHCPKWVAMGMLLFFGAFEFSFFLSSAVKFMHGGFVTVIIALAILFVMFICIRSYKIKMRLLENVPLADYEDQLVQLTHDADRTKYATNLVYLTNCAKPGQVESKIMYSILDKRPKRADVYWFVNVVVTDEPYTAEYTVDNIGGTDYMIKIQLKLGFRVNQKLNVFLRQIVTELVESGEVDIQSRNYTTIPGRKVGDFRFILIQEQLSMETELNSFETFIMQAKLMLKRHTVEPEKWFGLNASDVEIEYVPLFLGKRKDLVLKRVAK, from the coding sequence ATGGAAGTAAATCATGACAGAAGAAGTCATATGAACAAAGTAACACTAGGTGGAATTTTAGTTGCGTTAGGTGTTGTTTATGGCGATATCGGAACGTCACCACTTTATGTAATGAAAGCTATTGTAAAAGGAAATGGTGGTTTAGCTAATATTTCCGAAAACTTTATTTTAGGTTCAGTTTCACTCGTATTTTGGACGATTACCATTTTAACAACCATTAAATACGTCTTAATTACGTTACGGGCAGATAACCATGGTGAAGGTGGGATTTTCTCCTTATATACTTTAGTTCGAAAGCAAGCCAAATGGCTCATCGTTCCAGCTATGATTGGGGGCGCCACGCTCTTAGCAGACGGAATGCTCACCCCGGCGGTAACAGTAACGTCAGCCATTGAAGGATTAAAAGAGATACCGGTCTTTAGTTCGTTCTTTGGTGAAAACCAACATATAATTATCGTAATTGTAATTACGATTATCAGTGCCTTATTTTTAATTCAACGTTTTGGATCGGAAACTGTTGGGAAAATGTTTGGACCAATTATGATGGTTTGGTTTACAACCTTAGCTATTTTTGGGATTGTGAATATTACAAGAGACGTGACGTTGTTTAGAGCATTGTCCCCACACTATGCAATCGCAGTTCTTTTTAGCGATGAAAATAAAATGGGATTTTTCATTTTAGGTGGTGTTTTCCTAGCAACAACAGGTGCAGAAGCGTTGTATTCTGATTTGGGACATGCGGGAAGAAAAAACATTTACGCAACATGGGGCTTTGTAAAATTAAGTCTAGTTTTAAATTATTTTGGTCAAGCTGCATGGTTATTAGATGCCAAAAATGATCCTCGATTATTAGCAATGAAAGATATGAACCCTTTCTTTCAAATGATGCCAAAACAATTCTTGATTTATGGTGTCGTAATCGCTACATTAGCCGCAATCATAGCCTCACAAGCCTTGATTTCTGGTTCGTATACACTTGTTTCAGAAGCCATTAAATTGAATCTATTGCCACGTCTTCACAGTCGCTACCCATCAAGTTCAAAAGGACAAGTTTACATTTCAACAGTCAATACAATCCTTTGGGCAGTGTGCGTAGGAGTGGTGTTATTCTTTAGAAGTTCTGATCGAATGGAGGCCGCCTATGGTTTAGCCATTACGGTCACTATGTTGATGACGACTATTTTATTGTACAATTATTTGATTAAAATTCATTGTCCAAAATGGGTTGCAATGGGAATGTTGCTTTTCTTTGGCGCTTTTGAATTTTCATTCTTCCTATCAAGTGCCGTTAAATTTATGCATGGTGGTTTTGTGACGGTGATTATAGCACTGGCTATTCTGTTTGTGATGTTTATCTGCATTCGCAGCTACAAAATTAAAATGCGCTTGTTGGAAAATGTTCCATTAGCAGATTATGAAGATCAGTTGGTGCAATTAACTCATGACGCAGATCGGACAAAATATGCAACAAACTTAGTTTATTTAACCAACTGTGCCAAACCCGGACAAGTAGAATCTAAAATTATGTATTCTATCTTAGATAAACGACCAAAACGCGCAGATGTGTATTGGTTTGTAAATGTGGTTGTAACAGACGAACCCTATACTGCAGAGTACACCGTAGACAACATTGGTGGAACGGATTATATGATTAAAATTCAGCTGAAATTAGGGTTTAGAGTCAATCAAAAACTCAATGTATTCTTACGACAAATCGTAACAGAATTAGTTGAAAGTGGCGAAGTAGACATTCAATCAAGAAACTATACAACCATTCCAGGACGTAAAGTCGGCGATTTTCGCTTTATCTTGATTCAAGAACAACTTTCCATGGAAACAGAATTAAACAGCTTTGAAACCTTTATAATGCAAGCGAAACTTATGCTGAAACGTCATACAGTTGAACCCGAAAAATGGTTTGGCTTAAATGCAAGTGACGTTGAAATCGAATACGTGCCACTATTCTTAGGGAAGCGGAAAGATTTAGTGTTAAAACGAGTAGCGAAGTAA
- a CDS encoding glycoside hydrolase family 1 protein → MKIKNTFPKNFLWGGAIAANQVEGGWNVDGKGLSVADIASYKPHVDNKDYAAHMDISTSTIESAMADKTDKWYPKRRGIDFYHRYKEDLALFSELGFKTLRLSIAWTRLFPTGEEEQPNEKGIAFYRSVFKEMQRLGIKPIVTLSHYEMPLSLSLKYNGWVNRRVIDDFVRFATVCFEEFGEYVDYWLTFNEIDSIHRHPFTTAGIVPDKCQPGKEEQEIYQALHHQFVASALVTKIAHEINQENKVGCMLTKLMTYPLTCDPLDVELTLKKNLENNFYTDVQVKGEYPKMIEVALKNKGINIKITPEERQILRENTVDFLSFSYYMSMAESGDPKAERTPGNTVLGVKNPYLPSTDWGWQIDPKGLKIALIELYDRYQLPLMIVENGMGSVDTVEEGHIHDPYRIAYFKAHFQQMKEAIDEGVDLIGYTSWAPIDLVSAGTSQMSKRYGFIYVDADDEGNGTYNRSKKDSFDWYQEVIATNGGSLEE, encoded by the coding sequence ATGAAAATTAAAAACACATTTCCAAAGAATTTTTTATGGGGTGGCGCAATTGCTGCCAATCAAGTAGAGGGGGGCTGGAATGTTGATGGAAAGGGCTTATCTGTAGCGGATATTGCTAGTTACAAACCACATGTAGATAATAAAGATTATGCAGCTCATATGGATATTTCCACTTCAACAATTGAATCAGCGATGGCTGATAAAACAGACAAATGGTACCCAAAACGTCGAGGAATTGACTTTTATCATCGCTACAAAGAGGATTTGGCATTGTTTAGCGAACTAGGATTTAAAACTTTACGTTTGTCTATCGCGTGGACACGTCTCTTTCCAACAGGTGAAGAAGAACAACCAAACGAAAAAGGAATCGCCTTTTATCGTAGTGTATTTAAAGAGATGCAACGCCTAGGAATCAAACCAATTGTTACGCTGTCCCACTACGAGATGCCATTATCTCTTAGTTTAAAGTACAATGGATGGGTCAATCGTCGAGTGATAGATGATTTTGTTCGTTTTGCAACCGTTTGTTTCGAAGAATTTGGTGAATACGTTGATTACTGGTTGACGTTTAATGAAATTGATAGTATTCATCGTCATCCATTTACAACAGCTGGGATTGTGCCAGACAAGTGTCAACCTGGAAAAGAAGAGCAAGAAATCTATCAAGCATTGCATCATCAATTTGTTGCAAGTGCATTAGTAACAAAAATAGCGCATGAAATTAATCAAGAAAACAAAGTAGGCTGTATGTTGACTAAGTTAATGACCTATCCACTAACTTGTGATCCTCTTGATGTTGAACTTACATTAAAGAAAAATTTAGAAAATAATTTTTATACGGATGTTCAAGTGAAGGGAGAATATCCTAAAATGATTGAAGTTGCTTTAAAAAATAAAGGAATTAACATTAAAATAACTCCAGAAGAACGACAAATTTTGAGAGAAAATACGGTTGATTTTCTTTCGTTCAGTTATTATATGTCGATGGCAGAGTCTGGAGATCCTAAAGCGGAAAGAACTCCTGGTAATACTGTTTTAGGTGTTAAAAATCCATATCTACCATCAACAGACTGGGGATGGCAAATTGATCCCAAAGGACTAAAAATTGCCTTGATTGAATTATACGATCGCTATCAGCTACCGTTGATGATTGTAGAAAACGGAATGGGATCTGTTGATACGGTTGAAGAGGGACATATTCACGATCCCTATCGAATTGCTTATTTTAAAGCACATTTTCAACAAATGAAAGAAGCTATTGATGAGGGGGTCGATTTGATAGGATACACGAGTTGGGCGCCGATTGATTTAGTCAGCGCAGGAACATCTCAAATGTCAAAACGTTACGGATTCATCTATGTTGATGCAGATGATGAAGGAAATGGCACATACAATCGCTCTAAAAAAGATTCCTTTGACTGGTATCAAGAGGTTATTGCCACAAATGGTGGAAGTTTAGAGGAGTAG
- a CDS encoding beta-glucoside-specific PTS transporter subunit IIABC, producing the protein MNYKETAVSILSLIGGKENVSHLEHCSTRLRFTLKDNTKIETEKLEKIDGVIGVRQNVQCQVIIGNDVVEVYDEMKALLGELSESGSSTEKQKWGAVILDFIISIFQPLIPAIAGGGILKSLLLLASVTGVMSDQSQTYQILNLIGGAPLYFLPILVAMTTANKLKVNQLVAVSAVGALILPELSTLLTEGATFLGFGITNIAYASQVFPAILTVLFYAQVEKLVTNYSPKPIRIFFVPMMSLLITVPVALLVLGPLGYNVGTVFSTAIIWLYSRLGWVATGVLAAGLPFMVVTGMHKAMIPYAVSSISEIGAELLYLPASLAHNIAESGACFAVSIKTKDQKLRSTAISAAISALFGITEPALYGVTILNKRVLYSVMFASLVGGSFAGIMAIKAFALVGPGLASITMFVDKVNPMNLIWAFVTVGISFVIGFIAVLVSYKDEVELEKADEVNEASNTDAEQLISPVAGQIISLSEVKDDVFSSGLMGDGLAIIPDDNVLIAPEDGEITMVFETKHALGFKTTNGAEILFHIGLNTVQLGGEGFEAFVQVGDKVVKGQKLIEFNLEKIKSAGFDPTIVCVVTNKEAYTVKTSHQSEMVTNQTDVLSIVPII; encoded by the coding sequence ATGAACTATAAAGAAACTGCTGTATCGATTCTATCGCTAATTGGCGGAAAAGAAAATGTATCACACCTTGAGCATTGCTCGACTCGATTACGTTTTACGTTAAAAGATAATACTAAAATAGAAACTGAAAAACTTGAAAAAATTGATGGCGTCATTGGAGTTCGTCAAAATGTTCAATGTCAAGTCATTATCGGCAATGATGTTGTTGAAGTTTACGATGAAATGAAAGCTTTGTTAGGAGAACTATCAGAATCAGGCAGTTCAACTGAAAAACAAAAATGGGGAGCCGTAATATTAGATTTTATTATTTCTATTTTTCAGCCCCTTATTCCAGCCATTGCTGGTGGAGGTATTTTAAAATCATTATTGTTGCTTGCTTCTGTTACTGGAGTAATGAGCGATCAAAGCCAGACCTACCAAATTCTTAACTTAATCGGAGGTGCACCGCTTTATTTTTTACCTATTTTGGTTGCTATGACAACGGCAAATAAATTAAAAGTAAACCAGCTAGTTGCCGTATCAGCTGTAGGGGCACTGATTTTGCCAGAACTGTCTACTTTATTGACAGAAGGAGCTACTTTTTTAGGCTTTGGTATAACGAATATTGCCTATGCTTCTCAAGTGTTTCCAGCAATTTTAACGGTATTATTTTATGCGCAGGTAGAAAAACTAGTTACCAACTATTCACCAAAGCCCATTCGAATTTTCTTTGTTCCAATGATGAGTTTATTGATTACAGTACCAGTCGCACTACTTGTTTTAGGCCCATTAGGTTATAATGTTGGGACTGTTTTTTCTACAGCAATCATTTGGCTTTATTCTCGCTTGGGTTGGGTTGCTACAGGAGTATTGGCAGCAGGCTTGCCTTTTATGGTAGTGACGGGTATGCACAAAGCCATGATTCCATATGCTGTTTCTTCAATAAGTGAAATTGGAGCGGAACTCCTTTACTTACCTGCTTCATTAGCTCATAACATTGCGGAATCTGGGGCCTGTTTTGCTGTAAGTATTAAAACAAAAGATCAAAAGCTACGTTCTACCGCGATATCTGCAGCAATTTCAGCACTCTTTGGGATTACAGAACCAGCTTTATATGGCGTAACCATTTTAAATAAACGTGTGTTGTATAGTGTGATGTTTGCAAGTTTAGTCGGAGGTAGTTTTGCAGGGATTATGGCCATTAAAGCTTTTGCATTGGTAGGACCTGGTTTAGCTAGCATTACGATGTTTGTCGATAAAGTAAATCCAATGAACTTAATTTGGGCATTTGTCACAGTAGGTATTTCCTTTGTAATTGGATTTATAGCTGTACTAGTTAGCTACAAAGATGAGGTTGAATTAGAAAAAGCTGATGAGGTCAACGAAGCTTCTAACACAGACGCTGAACAATTAATCAGTCCAGTCGCAGGACAAATTATTTCTTTGAGTGAAGTCAAAGACGATGTCTTTTCAAGTGGGTTAATGGGAGATGGACTTGCGATCATTCCAGACGATAATGTATTGATTGCACCAGAAGACGGTGAAATTACCATGGTATTTGAAACAAAACATGCTTTAGGATTTAAAACAACTAATGGAGCAGAAATTCTATTTCACATTGGTCTAAATACCGTACAATTAGGTGGAGAAGGATTTGAAGCATTTGTACAAGTGGGGGATAAGGTCGTGAAAGGACAAAAATTGATTGAATTCAATCTGGAAAAAATTAAATCAGCTGGATTTGATCCAACGATTGTCTGTGTTGTAACAAATAAGGAAGCCTACACGGTTAAAACGTCTCATCAATCTGAGATGGTTACGAACCAGACGGATGTCTTATCCATTGTACCAATTATATAA
- a CDS encoding GntR family transcriptional regulator: MKAKGPLYIEVAENIKSAILNGVYPVGTQIPTENELEQTFNVSKITVRKAIEILSNEGYVEKKSGKGTTVLSDRLFNKLSKAASFSSMIEASGHHLTKEILAVEKVKLTVDQTELTQIFGKQAFKLTRFYRLDEEPYIYFEHYLPTLGNEKNLIQMEQISLYKWLASHQKVVARFQDSFSVEEVSQEIKTLLATDQSHLLKRKRTSYSQTGEIIEISYALYDTIKYPYLIEYEI, from the coding sequence ATGAAAGCAAAAGGTCCGTTGTATATCGAAGTTGCTGAAAATATCAAATCTGCTATTTTAAATGGGGTTTACCCTGTTGGCACGCAAATCCCTACTGAAAATGAACTAGAACAAACCTTTAATGTTAGTAAAATCACGGTTCGTAAAGCGATTGAAATTTTATCGAATGAAGGCTACGTGGAAAAGAAAAGTGGCAAAGGGACAACTGTATTAAGTGATCGATTATTTAATAAACTGTCTAAAGCAGCCTCATTTTCTAGTATGATTGAAGCATCCGGTCACCATTTAACCAAAGAAATTTTAGCCGTAGAAAAAGTGAAACTAACCGTCGATCAAACAGAGCTAACCCAAATTTTTGGCAAACAAGCCTTTAAATTGACACGTTTTTATCGTTTAGATGAGGAACCGTATATTTACTTTGAACATTACTTGCCAACTTTAGGAAATGAAAAAAACCTGATTCAAATGGAACAAATTTCTTTGTATAAATGGTTAGCTAGTCACCAAAAGGTGGTTGCTCGATTTCAAGATAGCTTTTCAGTGGAGGAAGTAAGCCAAGAAATTAAAACCTTGTTAGCCACCGATCAAAGCCACTTATTAAAACGAAAGCGAACTTCATATAGTCAAACAGGAGAAATCATTGAAATTTCGTATGCACTTTATGACACAATCAAGTATCCTTATTTGATTGAATATGAAATTTAA